The genomic DNA CGAACACAAGTGCCATTTTCCGCCTGGTGCCCCCTGGGTTAGAACCCTTCACCCATCACAAAGTGTAACATGAAGCACGCGCTTACCGGTTCAGCTGAAATTCAAGGGCCCGATATTCGTATGGATCTATTTTCTTTAAGACGTCCAGCTCTCGTTTGGAAGGCGGTGGGGTGTATTTGATTTCATCGTAGAGCAGTTCAAAGCCGGTGTTTGCTCTGACTTCTTCCAAGCTGGAAGTAGGATGGATGCTGTCCAAGTGAAGCTTTCCATGACGGAATTCGAAGATACACAGAGGGGTGACGATTTTCCATAAGTTGCCTCGTGTTGTGACAAAATCGACCCTTTCAACGAAAGTTCGCTTGTCATGCTTCGTTCTCCAAAGAATAATTTTTTTGGCTGTTGGTATCAGCACAGCGCTTCCTGCCCCGCCCGGCAGGCGCACTTTGGGTTGCCTATAATCCCCAATCACAGAAGCGTTGACATTGCCGTGCACATCAAATTGAACGCCCCCCAAAAATGCCACGTCAAGTTTTCCCCTCATAGACAGATCAAATACCTCGTCTAGGGGAAAATAAGCTTCTGCACCTGTCACTAAGTCTGCACCCGCTGATGAGTAGGATGCTTTCTTGAGTGAGGAAGGATTAACCCCTCCAGGAATGTTTAAATGAACCAGATTGGGCGCCTGCATATGTTTGGCCAGCTGTATGGCCACCATCGGCAGATGGGACGATACCCCATGAAATACAGTCTCACCATCCTTGAGCATCCTGGCCAGGGCACAAGTCATAATATCGCTGACGCTATAGGATGTTCTCATACCCACACGGCCATCCTTTCCCCAGCGTAATCTTTCCGCTCGTAACGTTTGAGGTAGGATTCGATCTCGTCCCTGTTTTGCATAGCCAAGTAAGACCTAAGCGCTTGATCATCGATATCATACTTTTTATAACAGGAGCAGGGGCTGGCCCCTTGGGGCACATGCACAATGGCGTCAACCAAAAACCCCGGAATGTCAATATACTCTGCCTGAAGTTTCATTCTGCTGCGCGGAACAATCTGTTCCGTCGTCAGAATCACTTTTTTTGCCGCACGGGTCATAAGCACATCTTCAAACCTGGGCCCATAAATTCTGGCGTTTCCATGTTGGTCGCACTCATGCACATGAATAATGGCCACATCAGGAACAATCGCCTTGACCAATGTGACCGGTTCCCCGCCGAAGGGATCCTCAACAACGACAAAATAGTCATTCTTCACCAACAAATCTCCTGCACATAAA from Caldalkalibacillus thermarum includes the following:
- a CDS encoding CoA-transferase subunit beta — translated: MRTSYSVSDIMTCALARMLKDGETVFHGVSSHLPMVAIQLAKHMQAPNLVHLNIPGGVNPSSLKKASYSSAGADLVTGAEAYFPLDEVFDLSMRGKLDVAFLGGVQFDVHGNVNASVIGDYRQPKVRLPGGAGSAVLIPTAKKIILWRTKHDKRTFVERVDFVTTRGNLWKIVTPLCIFEFRHGKLHLDSIHPTSSLEEVRANTGFELLYDEIKYTPPPSKRELDVLKKIDPYEYRALEFQLNR
- a CDS encoding CoA transferase subunit A — its product is MKKILTLQEAVADVQDGDTVALGGNVLHRAPMAFVREMARQKKKELKLVKTAGAHDIDLLCALDCVQSVEAGFVSYETKYGLAPHYRKAVESGKVTVNEHACYTVICALRAAAMNVPFMPVKGLCAGDLLVKNDYFVVVEDPFGGEPVTLVKAIVPDVAIIHVHECDQHGNARIYGPRFEDVLMTRAAKKVILTTEQIVPRSRMKLQAEYIDIPGFLVDAIVHVPQGASPCSCYKKYDIDDQALRSYLAMQNRDEIESYLKRYERKDYAGERMAVWV